The nucleotide window CTGTGGCCGTGTGTGCGGGCGGCGGACAGGTGGGACCGGACGTCGAGGAAGGCCTCGGCGCCGGTGTCGGAGCGCCAGCCGCCGGAGATCTTCTGCTGGAGCTTGACCATGCGGATGTCTCGTTCGGCTTGGTTGTTGTCGAACGGGACCCGCAAGTTGG belongs to Actinomycetes bacterium and includes:
- a CDS encoding transposase, which translates into the protein NLRVPFDNNQAERDIRMVKLQQKISGGWRSDTGAEAFLDVRSHLSAARTHGHSAMVVLRDLFTGQPWIPAIGASP